A region from the Oceanidesulfovibrio marinus genome encodes:
- a CDS encoding LolA family protein — protein sequence MKTLQKRYETLDGFRADFTQILVNTSSGDTQERTGVIAFKKPDLIRWETVAPEKELLMVGQDFVWDYYPEEGTLYKYDVEELLNSKTMLRFISGKASLEEDFFVTQIADPEAQDLVKLDLVPKMPEPGLVQAFVWVEPKEALFKKITLLDFYGNENTVIFDKLELDPTFKKDEFQFTPPPDAEVFDNTGAPQGAPLPQETPLTQ from the coding sequence ATGAAGACGCTCCAGAAGCGGTATGAAACACTGGACGGCTTCCGCGCCGATTTCACGCAGATTCTCGTGAACACCTCCAGCGGCGATACGCAGGAGCGCACCGGCGTCATCGCTTTCAAAAAGCCGGACCTTATCCGCTGGGAAACCGTGGCGCCCGAGAAGGAGCTGCTCATGGTGGGGCAGGACTTCGTCTGGGACTATTACCCGGAGGAAGGGACGCTCTATAAGTATGATGTGGAGGAGCTGCTGAACTCCAAGACCATGCTCCGCTTCATCTCCGGCAAGGCCAGCCTGGAAGAGGACTTCTTCGTGACCCAGATCGCCGATCCGGAGGCGCAGGACCTGGTGAAGCTCGACCTCGTGCCCAAGATGCCGGAGCCGGGGCTCGTGCAGGCGTTCGTCTGGGTAGAGCCCAAGGAAGCGCTCTTCAAAAAGATAACCCTCCTCGATTTCTACGGCAACGAGAACACGGTGATCTTCGACAAGCTGGAGCTCGACCCCACGTTCAAGAAGGACGAGTTCCAGTTCACTCCGCCGCCGGACGCAGAAGTTTTCGACAATACAGGCGCGCCCCAGGGAGCTCCGCTTCCGCAGGAGACGCCGCTCACCCAGTAG
- a CDS encoding LolA family protein, translating to MTQDLRCSLRAHRTWSLGLAGLLVVLALWLAMPALAQTAASAQPASSGTAQADPTGAALLDRMVVAYESAERLSADFFVESCVLTENTIKGHVDLERPRRLRVEFGTPPQKVYMAGGEGQFEYFPNEGKAYRYRDDTSFRPAQAYEIFLGMRRYLAYLRPTAREELGNGLARVRLVTADSLPYVTEVLFDIEEESGWLRRAVVKDADGARLAVIELEGYRRGAQWPDGYFEPPSDARIYTPMVERDFLNSDR from the coding sequence ATGACGCAGGATCTTCGCTGTTCCCTTCGTGCGCATCGGACGTGGAGCCTCGGTCTAGCCGGGCTTCTCGTTGTCCTGGCCCTGTGGTTGGCGATGCCGGCCTTGGCTCAGACGGCGGCATCCGCCCAACCAGCTTCCTCCGGAACGGCGCAGGCCGACCCGACAGGCGCCGCGCTGCTCGATCGTATGGTCGTGGCGTATGAGTCGGCCGAGCGGCTCAGCGCTGATTTTTTCGTGGAATCCTGCGTGCTCACGGAGAATACCATCAAGGGACATGTGGACCTGGAGCGACCGCGCCGCCTGCGCGTGGAGTTCGGAACTCCGCCGCAAAAGGTGTACATGGCGGGCGGCGAAGGGCAATTCGAGTACTTTCCGAATGAAGGCAAGGCGTACCGTTATCGCGACGATACGTCGTTTCGTCCAGCGCAGGCGTACGAGATTTTCCTGGGCATGCGGCGCTATCTGGCCTACCTGCGGCCCACCGCGCGGGAGGAGCTGGGCAACGGCTTGGCTCGTGTCCGCCTGGTTACTGCGGATTCCTTGCCGTACGTCACCGAAGTTCTGTTCGACATCGAGGAAGAGAGCGGCTGGCTGCGCCGCGCCGTGGTCAAGGACGCCGACGGCGCGCGGCTCGCGGTTATCGAGCTGGAGGGCTATCGCCGCGGAGCGCAATGGCCCGACGGCTACTTCGAGCCCCCGAGCGATGCGCGCATCTACACGCCCATGGTTGAGCGCGATTTTCTCAACTCGGATCGCTGA
- a CDS encoding VOC family protein yields the protein MEQRLSMVSLGVESLERASKFYAAMGFAPAGCSDEHIVFYQLKGIALALYPRDLLAEDAQVPAEGSGFSGITLAYNVREREEADRVLAQAKAAGGTVVKPAQEVFWGGYSGYFADPDGHLWEVCWNPFFPIAEDGSIIVPESLK from the coding sequence ATGGAGCAACGACTCAGCATGGTGAGCCTGGGGGTCGAGTCTCTGGAGCGCGCCTCGAAGTTCTATGCGGCCATGGGCTTCGCCCCTGCCGGATGCAGCGATGAGCACATTGTCTTCTACCAGCTCAAGGGCATTGCCTTGGCGCTGTACCCGCGAGACCTTCTGGCCGAGGATGCACAGGTGCCGGCCGAAGGCAGCGGATTTTCCGGCATCACCCTGGCCTACAATGTTCGCGAGCGTGAGGAGGCGGACCGCGTGCTTGCCCAGGCCAAGGCCGCGGGCGGCACGGTGGTCAAGCCCGCGCAGGAGGTATTCTGGGGCGGGTACTCCGGATACTTCGCCGATCCGGACGGCCATCTGTGGGAGGTGTGCTGGAACCCGTTCTTCCCCATTGCGGAGGACGGCTCCATCATTGTTCCGGAATCGCTGAAGTAA
- a CDS encoding pseudouridine synthase → MRINKALAAAGVCSRRAADELIASGTVLVNGQPAEPGMQVSANDEVTVEGRAVALPLGQRTTFTYLLCNKPRKYVSTASDPQGRRTVLDLVPAAHADTRLYPVGRLDYDSEGLILLTNNGELTHRLTHPSHHLPKTYRVSVAGPVSEKQLQTFRAGMTLAEGDKVAPVGVEIIKGARNGGDSTLLEMVLIQGLNRQIRRMCRDVGLEVKRLVRIGQGPLKLGSLRPGECRLLRENETTALLRDSGLAKPGKD, encoded by the coding sequence ATGCGCATCAACAAGGCCCTTGCCGCGGCCGGCGTGTGCTCTCGCCGCGCGGCGGATGAGCTGATCGCTTCCGGCACCGTACTGGTCAACGGCCAGCCGGCAGAACCCGGAATGCAGGTTTCGGCAAATGACGAGGTCACGGTGGAAGGCCGCGCTGTGGCTCTGCCGTTGGGCCAACGGACGACCTTCACCTACCTCCTGTGCAACAAGCCCAGAAAGTATGTCTCCACGGCCAGCGATCCTCAGGGCCGCCGTACGGTCCTGGATCTCGTACCGGCAGCGCACGCGGATACACGGCTCTATCCTGTGGGCCGGCTGGACTACGATTCCGAAGGGCTGATCCTGCTCACCAACAATGGCGAGCTGACGCACCGGCTGACCCATCCGAGCCATCATCTGCCAAAAACGTATCGGGTGAGCGTGGCTGGCCCTGTGAGCGAGAAACAGCTCCAGACCTTCCGCGCCGGGATGACCCTGGCCGAGGGGGACAAGGTGGCTCCGGTCGGGGTTGAAATAATTAAAGGAGCAAGGAACGGCGGAGATTCCACGCTGCTGGAAATGGTGCTCATCCAGGGCTTGAACCGCCAAATCAGGCGCATGTGCCGCGACGTGGGCCTTGAAGTGAAACGCCTTGTCCGCATCGGTCAGGGGCCGCTGAAGCTGGGCAGCCTGCGGCCGGGCGAATGCCGGCTGCTACGCGAGAATGAGACCACCGCCCTGCTCCGCGATTCTGGATTGGCAAAGCCTGGCAAGGATTGA
- the yedF gene encoding sulfurtransferase-like selenium metabolism protein YedF, translating to MNTTLDCKGLACPQPVLRCKRCIEDESPDSMEVVVDNDAARQNVSRYLQNQGYAVEVTEEDGLFRILASREGSGGVANEPCGCEVMSTQELEEATQRIVVFLTADTIGRGDDELGGKLMLNFLSTLPELGETLWRIVIVNGGVRMATKGNPCLEKLAALESDGAQILVCGTCLDHFDLLDQKAVGETTNMLDVVTSLQLATKVLQP from the coding sequence ATGAATACGACACTTGATTGCAAAGGTTTGGCCTGCCCGCAGCCAGTGCTGCGCTGTAAGCGATGTATCGAGGACGAGAGCCCGGACTCCATGGAAGTCGTCGTGGACAACGATGCCGCGCGGCAGAACGTCAGCCGGTACTTGCAGAATCAAGGGTACGCGGTGGAGGTTACCGAGGAAGACGGCCTCTTCCGTATTCTTGCCTCCCGCGAAGGCAGTGGCGGCGTGGCCAACGAGCCGTGCGGCTGCGAGGTCATGTCCACACAGGAGCTGGAGGAAGCTACCCAGCGCATTGTCGTTTTCCTCACGGCGGACACCATCGGCCGCGGCGATGACGAGCTTGGCGGAAAGCTCATGCTCAACTTCCTGTCCACTTTGCCGGAGCTGGGCGAGACCCTCTGGCGAATCGTCATAGTAAATGGCGGCGTACGCATGGCCACAAAGGGCAACCCGTGTCTGGAAAAGCTCGCCGCACTGGAAAGCGACGGCGCCCAGATCCTGGTGTGCGGCACATGCCTCGACCACTTCGACCTGCTCGACCAGAAGGCCGTCGGCGAGACTACCAACATGCTCGACGTCGTCACCTCCCTGCAGCTGGCAACCAAAGTCCTCCAGCCGTAA
- a CDS encoding TetR family transcriptional regulator — translation MTDHPTSDISLRKQPKQARSTELVSVILEAAVQVLAKEGIQRFTTARVAEKAGVSVGSLYQYFPNKAAILFRLQSDEWRQTTALLRSILEDDRRPPLERLRALVHDFIRSECEEAEMRVALNDAAPYYRDAPEAKEARASEDDIVMVFMREALPTASDATRALAADLITATLSSGGKNFSESPRSPEEIETYADAMADMFCAYLRSLEHD, via the coding sequence ATGACTGACCATCCAACTAGTGATATTTCTTTACGAAAACAGCCAAAGCAAGCTCGTTCTACGGAGCTTGTCTCCGTCATCTTGGAGGCTGCGGTTCAGGTTTTAGCCAAGGAAGGGATACAGCGTTTCACCACGGCGCGGGTGGCCGAAAAGGCCGGGGTCAGCGTCGGGTCGCTGTATCAATATTTTCCGAACAAGGCAGCGATCCTGTTTCGACTCCAGAGCGACGAATGGCGGCAAACGACCGCGTTGCTGCGCAGCATCCTGGAGGATGACCGGAGACCGCCGCTTGAACGGCTGCGCGCCTTGGTGCACGATTTCATTCGCTCGGAATGCGAGGAAGCCGAGATGCGCGTGGCGCTTAATGATGCGGCGCCGTACTATCGTGATGCGCCTGAGGCGAAGGAAGCGAGAGCATCCGAAGACGACATCGTCATGGTCTTCATGCGGGAGGCGTTGCCCACGGCCTCGGATGCGACCCGCGCGCTAGCGGCCGACCTGATCACAGCGACGCTCAGCTCGGGCGGTAAAAACTTTTCGGAAAGCCCTCGATCTCCCGAAGAGATCGAAACCTACGCCGACGCCATGGCCGACATGTTCTGCGCCTATCTGAGAAGTCTCGAACACGACTGA
- a CDS encoding O-methyltransferase, with the protein MTTLTTTPLAPLLESLFKSAEETSQEMILAAANLSDGERARLMRSKTDYQDFYGRLKDFPLAVSRETGTLLYMLARSCGARSIVEFGTSFGISTLHLAAALRDNGGGRLITSEFEPSKVARAKENLTSGGLIDLVDIREGDALQTLSVDLPESIDLLLLDGAKALYSEVLSLVESRLRPGALIIADDADYSPDYLARVNSPTGGYLSTPFAEDIELSMRL; encoded by the coding sequence ATGACCACCCTGACTACCACCCCCCTTGCTCCGTTGCTGGAAAGTTTGTTCAAGAGCGCGGAGGAAACTTCCCAGGAGATGATCCTCGCGGCGGCAAACCTCTCCGATGGAGAGCGGGCTCGGCTTATGCGGAGCAAAACCGATTATCAGGACTTTTACGGACGGCTGAAAGACTTTCCCCTCGCCGTCTCGCGAGAGACAGGCACCCTGCTCTACATGCTGGCGCGGAGCTGCGGCGCGCGGTCGATCGTCGAGTTCGGAACCTCATTCGGCATCTCGACTCTGCACCTTGCCGCGGCGTTGCGGGACAATGGCGGCGGACGTCTGATCACCAGCGAGTTCGAGCCGTCCAAAGTGGCGCGGGCAAAAGAAAACCTGACGTCCGGCGGGCTCATCGACCTGGTGGATATCCGCGAAGGCGATGCGTTGCAAACATTGAGCGTCGACCTTCCGGAATCGATCGACCTGCTCCTTCTCGATGGCGCCAAAGCGCTCTACTCCGAGGTTCTGAGCCTGGTGGAGAGCCGTCTCAGGCCGGGGGCGCTCATCATCGCCGACGATGCAGACTACAGTCCCGACTACCTGGCGCGTGTGAACTCGCCAACAGGAGGCTACCTGTCCACACCGTTCGCCGAAGACATCGAGCTGTCCATGCGGCTCTAA
- a CDS encoding transcriptional regulator — translation MLKFVIIIGAAFLLYRMFANDQKKKKDTKVKEQVKSASRGEMVQDPVCGAYVSVDSDIRVREGDKVHRFCSFECRDKYIKRLDQGHSAQTESQTASAQKENA, via the coding sequence ATGCTGAAATTCGTCATCATAATCGGCGCGGCGTTCCTGCTGTATCGCATGTTTGCGAACGACCAGAAGAAAAAGAAGGACACCAAGGTCAAGGAACAGGTCAAGAGCGCTTCCCGCGGCGAGATGGTCCAGGACCCGGTCTGCGGCGCCTACGTCTCTGTGGACAGCGACATCCGCGTGCGTGAAGGAGACAAGGTGCACCGTTTCTGCAGCTTCGAGTGTCGGGACAAGTACATCAAACGCCTGGACCAGGGCCATTCCGCGCAGACCGAGTCCCAAACGGCCAGCGCGCAGAAAGAAAACGCCTGA
- the folK gene encoding 2-amino-4-hydroxy-6-hydroxymethyldihydropteridine diphosphokinase, translated as MIYVALGANIAGPAGPPEATIAAALKRIAQRGGLTLERASRMYRTEPQHVRAQPWFLNQVAAFRPVDNATTTPEDVLNVLQAVEMELGRDRSWEIRFGPRALDLDLLLFDQVRMQTPRLTLPHPRMRDRAFVLVPLLDIAPELVLPDGTRLSEALAGLQYRVHNDVIRQ; from the coding sequence GTGATCTACGTCGCCCTGGGCGCCAACATAGCCGGGCCAGCAGGCCCGCCCGAAGCGACCATCGCCGCCGCGCTGAAGCGTATTGCCCAGCGCGGCGGTTTGACGCTCGAACGCGCCTCGCGCATGTACCGGACCGAGCCGCAACACGTGCGCGCCCAGCCATGGTTCCTGAACCAGGTGGCCGCGTTCCGGCCGGTTGATAACGCAACGACGACGCCTGAAGACGTGTTGAATGTGCTGCAGGCCGTGGAGATGGAGCTGGGCCGCGATCGCTCGTGGGAGATCCGATTCGGACCGCGCGCCCTTGACCTGGACTTGCTGCTGTTCGACCAGGTGCGCATGCAGACGCCGCGGCTCACGCTGCCGCATCCGCGCATGCGCGACAGGGCGTTTGTGCTGGTGCCGCTTCTGGACATTGCGCCGGAGCTGGTGCTGCCGGACGGCACTCGCTTGAGCGAAGCCCTTGCCGGATTGCAGTATCGTGTCCATAATGATGTCATCCGCCAATAA
- a CDS encoding pyridoxal phosphate-dependent aminotransferase: MSNFKFAKRIETLPPYLFAEIDRIKAEVAARGVDIISLGIGDNDLPTPDFIIDAMCEAARNPRFHRYPSYVGLLAFREAVAEWYKTRFGVEDLDPKTEIITLIGSKEGIAHFPLAFINPGDLTLVCTPNYPVPPVAAGFLGGEVEFLPLYEENNFLPDLDKVSEETWRRAKMIYVNYPNNPTSAVAPREFFEKLVGLCRKYEVILMQDAAYTEVYYDEADKPMSVLEIPGAKDVAIEFHSLSKTFNMTGWRLGMAVGNATLVKGLGKVKENVDSGAFEAVQQAGIVALQQGAPYTEKFRAVYRERRDAVLAALKEAGIEYVEPKATFYIWAKVPKGYGSSAEFVSRVIQEKGVVLTPGNGFGEPGEGWFRISLTIDTPRLMEAVERIKTL, encoded by the coding sequence ATGTCGAATTTCAAGTTTGCCAAGCGGATTGAGACGCTGCCGCCGTATCTCTTCGCCGAGATCGACCGGATCAAGGCCGAGGTCGCGGCGCGCGGCGTGGACATCATCAGCCTGGGCATTGGCGACAACGACTTGCCCACGCCCGATTTCATCATCGACGCCATGTGCGAGGCGGCGCGCAACCCGCGCTTCCATCGCTATCCCTCGTATGTCGGCCTGCTCGCGTTCCGCGAGGCCGTGGCCGAATGGTACAAAACACGCTTCGGCGTGGAAGATCTCGACCCCAAGACCGAGATCATCACCCTGATCGGCTCCAAGGAAGGCATCGCGCACTTCCCACTGGCATTTATCAATCCCGGCGATCTGACCCTGGTGTGCACGCCCAACTACCCGGTGCCGCCTGTGGCGGCCGGTTTCCTGGGCGGCGAAGTGGAGTTCCTGCCGCTGTACGAGGAAAACAACTTCCTCCCGGATCTCGACAAGGTGAGCGAGGAGACCTGGCGCCGCGCCAAGATGATCTACGTGAACTATCCGAACAACCCAACCTCGGCTGTTGCGCCGCGCGAGTTCTTCGAGAAGCTCGTTGGCCTGTGCCGCAAATACGAGGTGATCCTGATGCAGGACGCCGCGTACACCGAGGTGTACTACGACGAAGCCGACAAGCCCATGTCCGTGCTGGAGATTCCCGGCGCCAAGGACGTGGCCATCGAATTCCACTCCCTGTCCAAGACCTTCAACATGACCGGCTGGCGCCTGGGCATGGCCGTAGGCAACGCCACGCTGGTGAAGGGCCTGGGCAAGGTCAAGGAGAACGTGGACTCCGGCGCCTTCGAGGCCGTGCAGCAGGCTGGCATCGTGGCCTTGCAGCAGGGCGCGCCCTACACCGAGAAGTTCCGCGCCGTGTACCGCGAGCGCCGCGACGCCGTGCTGGCCGCGCTCAAGGAGGCCGGTATCGAGTATGTGGAGCCGAAGGCCACCTTCTATATCTGGGCCAAGGTGCCCAAGGGCTACGGCTCGTCGGCCGAGTTCGTCAGCCGCGTGATCCAGGAAAAGGGCGTTGTGCTCACCCCTGGCAACGGCTTCGGCGAGCCCGGCGAAGGCTGGTTCCGCATCTCCCTGACCATTGACACCCCGCGCCTCATGGAGGCGGTGGAGCGGATCAAAACACTGTGA
- the xerD gene encoding site-specific tyrosine recombinase XerD yields MPQPPAPESPSDAVSSPLLDRYLEHLLVEKGLAERTLESYTHDLGTFLAFLQERGSSLEDVDEDSLLYYIVRERARGMNSRSMARRLSSLRGFFSYLFDEQLLPANPAENLENPKLTRNLPNVLSIEEISALLGACDLSTKLGFRDRTMLELLYAAGLRVSELISLRPLDYDPQAGLVKVWGKGSKERIVPIHDIAQDFLNEYLKSWRSSFSPVEDAAFLNRSGKGLSRVAIWKIIRKYAAQVGITKDISPHTFRHTFATHLLEGGADLRTVQILLGHADISATEIYTHVQAHRLAAIHRAHHPRSQ; encoded by the coding sequence ATGCCCCAACCCCCTGCCCCTGAATCCCCAAGCGACGCCGTCTCTTCCCCGCTGCTGGACCGCTACCTGGAGCACCTGCTCGTGGAAAAAGGACTGGCCGAGCGCACGCTGGAATCCTACACCCACGACCTCGGCACCTTCCTCGCCTTCCTGCAGGAGCGCGGCTCCAGCCTGGAGGATGTGGATGAGGACTCCCTGCTCTACTATATTGTCCGCGAACGCGCGCGGGGCATGAACTCGCGCTCCATGGCGCGGCGATTGTCCTCGCTCCGGGGCTTTTTCAGCTACCTCTTCGACGAGCAGCTTCTGCCCGCCAACCCGGCCGAGAACCTGGAAAACCCCAAGCTCACGCGCAACCTGCCCAACGTGCTCAGCATCGAGGAGATCAGCGCCCTGCTCGGCGCTTGCGACCTCTCCACCAAGCTCGGCTTTCGCGACCGCACCATGCTTGAGCTCCTTTACGCCGCCGGTCTGCGCGTCTCGGAGCTCATCTCCCTGCGGCCCCTGGACTATGATCCCCAGGCCGGTCTCGTCAAAGTCTGGGGCAAGGGCAGCAAGGAGCGGATCGTCCCCATACACGACATTGCGCAGGATTTCCTCAACGAGTACTTGAAGTCCTGGCGCAGCTCCTTTTCCCCGGTGGAAGACGCCGCCTTCCTCAACCGCTCGGGCAAGGGGCTCTCCCGCGTGGCCATCTGGAAGATCATTCGCAAGTACGCGGCCCAGGTTGGCATCACCAAGGATATCTCGCCGCACACCTTCCGCCACACCTTCGCCACCCATCTCCTGGAAGGCGGCGCCGACCTCCGTACCGTGCAGATCCTCCTGGGCCACGCCGATATCAGCGCCACCGAGATCTACACCCACGTCCAGGCCCACCGCCTGGCCGCCATCCATCGCGCCCATCACCCGCGGAGCCAGTGA
- a CDS encoding CBS domain-containing protein, whose amino-acid sequence MSKKKKKERIKASVVITAHVNADFDCLAAMIAASKLYEGAALAFPGSQEKNLRNFFIQSATYLFNFQNPRDIDPDSVETLVVVDTRQRSRLAHVEPILERADKGEVKVHVWDHHPDSSEEGEDIAYDDGAVVFWGSATAILVDRIEKRGIRLTEDEATMMALGIYEDTGSFTFASTTEHDFLAGAYLKSQGMDLNVVTDILHRDLTAEQISILNDLLESAVTHEINGVPVVVAEVAIDEFMGDFALLAHKLLEMENIRVLFALGMMRDRVHVVARSRTPDVDVSVICKSLGGGGHEFAASATVKDRTLTQVKDELFALLYSHINPQRLVRDLMTSPVISIHEDEPIDAAVEIMTRYGLKALPVLARENDSCAGILDHATADKAKAHGLGQVTVDAYMARDCQVINPASDLYPVMEIIVGMGQRLCPVVEDGMVVGVVTRTDLINHLIEEPARIPETLLPERRSRERSIRSLMRERLSEHRLQLLEEAGRLAESMNHQVFAVGGFVRDLLLRRDVLDMDLVVEGDGIAFARALAKKLGGRVRAHKKFRTAVIVYTPPGEGENGLPPEEQKVDVATARLEYYEYPAALPTVELSSIKMDLFRRDFTINALAVQLNPEDFGRLVDFFGAQRDIKERVIRVLHSLSFVEDPTRILRAIRFEQRFHFRIGKQTTRLIKNAIQLKLVDRLSGARLFNELKLMLREKDFLLDLLRMEEFDVLKAIYPAFSMNQRVEKLLREIEKVLNWYALLYEPTAPRQWLLVLMGLTERFPDEDARGVATRLAIPPRERREFLNLRSLCVETLDRLNTWKYADGSRSGLYFILESLPLEGILFIMARTGDEDLRKHISLHLTKLSHEALEITGEDLIAMGLQPGPDFGKILREVLAAKLDGQAPTLLAELGYAERLVREMRRGGGSGKKRVQ is encoded by the coding sequence ATGTCCAAGAAGAAAAAGAAGGAGCGCATCAAGGCGTCCGTTGTGATAACCGCGCATGTCAACGCAGACTTTGATTGTCTGGCGGCGATGATCGCTGCGAGCAAGCTGTACGAGGGCGCGGCCCTGGCCTTTCCCGGCAGTCAGGAGAAGAACCTGCGCAACTTCTTCATCCAGTCGGCTACGTATCTGTTCAACTTCCAGAACCCGCGGGACATCGACCCGGACAGCGTGGAGACGCTGGTGGTGGTGGACACGCGGCAGCGGTCACGGCTGGCGCACGTGGAGCCGATTCTGGAGCGCGCGGACAAGGGCGAGGTCAAAGTGCACGTCTGGGACCACCATCCGGACTCCAGCGAGGAAGGCGAGGACATCGCCTATGACGACGGCGCCGTGGTGTTCTGGGGATCGGCCACGGCCATTCTGGTGGACCGGATCGAGAAGCGCGGCATCCGCCTCACCGAGGACGAGGCCACGATGATGGCCCTGGGCATTTACGAGGATACGGGCTCGTTCACCTTCGCCTCCACCACAGAGCACGACTTTCTGGCCGGGGCGTATCTGAAGAGCCAGGGCATGGACCTGAACGTGGTGACGGACATTCTGCACCGCGATCTTACGGCCGAGCAGATTTCCATCCTCAATGACCTGCTGGAATCGGCAGTGACGCACGAGATCAACGGCGTGCCCGTGGTGGTGGCCGAGGTCGCCATTGACGAGTTCATGGGCGACTTCGCCTTGCTCGCGCACAAGCTGCTGGAAATGGAGAATATCCGCGTGCTTTTCGCCCTGGGCATGATGCGCGACCGCGTCCACGTGGTGGCGCGCAGCCGTACTCCGGATGTGGACGTGAGCGTGATCTGCAAGTCTCTGGGCGGCGGCGGGCACGAGTTCGCGGCCTCGGCCACGGTGAAGGACCGCACCCTCACCCAGGTCAAGGACGAGCTCTTCGCCCTGCTCTACTCGCACATCAACCCACAGCGCCTGGTGCGCGACCTGATGACCTCGCCGGTCATCTCCATCCACGAGGACGAGCCCATCGACGCGGCCGTGGAGATCATGACGCGGTATGGCCTCAAGGCCTTGCCTGTGTTGGCACGGGAGAACGACTCCTGCGCCGGCATCCTGGACCACGCCACCGCGGACAAGGCCAAGGCCCACGGCCTGGGCCAGGTGACCGTGGACGCCTACATGGCCCGCGACTGCCAGGTCATCAACCCGGCCAGCGACCTTTACCCGGTCATGGAGATCATTGTGGGCATGGGCCAGCGGCTGTGCCCGGTGGTGGAGGACGGCATGGTGGTCGGCGTGGTCACGCGTACGGACCTCATCAACCACCTTATCGAGGAGCCGGCGCGCATTCCCGAGACCCTGCTGCCGGAACGGCGGTCCAGGGAGCGCAGCATCCGCTCGCTGATGCGCGAACGGCTGTCCGAGCACCGGCTGCAATTGCTGGAGGAAGCCGGCCGCCTGGCCGAGTCCATGAACCATCAGGTATTTGCCGTGGGCGGGTTCGTGCGCGATCTTCTGCTGCGGCGCGACGTGCTGGACATGGACCTCGTGGTGGAGGGTGACGGCATCGCCTTTGCCCGGGCCCTGGCCAAAAAGCTGGGGGGACGCGTGCGCGCGCACAAGAAGTTCCGCACGGCGGTCATCGTGTACACGCCGCCAGGGGAAGGCGAGAACGGCCTGCCGCCGGAAGAGCAGAAGGTGGACGTGGCCACGGCGCGTCTGGAGTACTACGAGTACCCGGCCGCCCTGCCCACGGTGGAGCTTTCGTCCATCAAGATGGACCTCTTTCGCCGGGACTTCACCATCAACGCCCTGGCCGTGCAGCTCAACCCGGAAGACTTTGGCCGGCTCGTGGACTTCTTCGGCGCGCAGCGCGACATCAAGGAACGCGTCATCCGCGTGCTGCATTCGCTGTCCTTTGTGGAGGACCCCACGCGTATCCTCCGCGCCATCCGCTTCGAGCAGCGCTTCCACTTCCGCATCGGCAAGCAGACCACCCGACTCATCAAGAACGCCATCCAGCTCAAGCTCGTGGACCGGCTCTCGGGCGCGCGGCTCTTCAACGAGCTCAAACTCATGCTGCGGGAAAAGGACTTCCTGCTGGATCTGTTGCGCATGGAGGAGTTCGACGTGCTCAAGGCCATCTACCCGGCCTTCAGCATGAACCAGCGCGTGGAGAAGCTGCTGCGCGAGATCGAAAAGGTCCTCAACTGGTACGCCCTGCTGTACGAGCCCACGGCCCCGCGGCAGTGGCTCCTGGTGCTCATGGGGCTCACGGAGCGCTTTCCGGACGAGGACGCCCGCGGCGTAGCCACCAGACTGGCCATTCCTCCCAGGGAACGGCGGGAGTTCCTGAACCTCCGCTCGCTGTGCGTCGAGACTCTCGATCGGCTCAACACCTGGAAGTATGCGGACGGCTCCCGCAGCGGCCTCTACTTTATCCTGGAGTCATTGCCCCTGGAGGGCATCCTGTTCATCATGGCGCGCACTGGGGACGAGGATCTGCGCAAGCACATCTCCCTGCATCTGACCAAGCTCTCCCACGAAGCGCTGGAGATCACCGGCGAAGACCTCATCGCCATGGGCCTGCAGCCCGGCCCGGATTTTGGCAAGATTCTGCGTGAGGTTCTGGCCGCCAAGCTGGATGGCCAGGCGCCCACCCTGTTGGCCGAGCTTGGCTATGCCGAGCGTCTGGTGCGGGAGATGCGCCGTGGCGGGGGCTCCGGCAAAAAGCGAGTGCAGTGA